Proteins encoded together in one Sylvia atricapilla isolate bSylAtr1 chromosome 2, bSylAtr1.pri, whole genome shotgun sequence window:
- the MRPL39 gene encoding large ribosomal subunit protein mL39 isoform X3 has protein sequence MRNELFTKEKERQLSLHPRIEKIEVKYTGKSHPGSVFVMNKALSTPYNCAMHLSEWHCKNSVLAFVDGEIWDMYRPLTKSCEIQFLTFKDEDPEEVNKAYWRSCAMIMACVLERAFKDEYSVTLVKAPEVPVISGAFCYDIVLDNKLNDWKPTNDNFCSLTRDAKKLIHQDLPFETLWVEAKVAREMFQHNIYKMEMIERKASQNTEGIVPLHRFGDFVDVSEGPHIPRTSFCFQYEITAAHNLQINQSELIRRFQGVSLPVHLKAHHTVWHKLLERSKRLVTEE, from the exons GTCTCTTCACCCCCGAATTGAGAAAATTGAAGTGAAATACACTGGGAAGTCACATCCTGGCAGTGTGTTTGTCATGAACAAGGCTCTGTCTACACCATACAACTGTGCTATGC atTTAAGTGAATGGCATTGCAAGAACTCTGTTCTGGCTTTTGTGGATGGTGAAATCTGGGACATGTACAGACCCCTGACCAAATCATGTGAAATTCAGTTCCTTACCTTCAAAGATGAAGATCCAGAGGAAGTAAACAAG GCATATTGGCGTTCCTGTGCCATGATCATGGCGTGTGTGCTAGAGCGAGCGTTCAAGGATGAATACTCAGTCACCCTAGTTAAGGCTCCAGAAGTGCCAG TGATCTCTGGAGCTTTCTGTTATGATATAGTTTTGGACAATAAACTGAATGACTGGAAACCAACAAAC GACAACTTCTGTTCTCTTACAAGGGATGCCAAAAAGCTAATCCATCAAGACCTGCCCTTTGAAACGCTGTGGGTTGAAGCAAAAGTAGCACGTGAAATGTTTCAGCATAATAT ATACAAAATGGAGATGATAGAGAGAAAAGCTTCTCAGAATACGGAAGGAATTGTACCGTTACACAG GTTTGGTGACTTTGTAGATGTTAGTGAAGGTCCTCATATTCCAAGGACAAGTTTCTGTTTCCAGTATGAGATAACAGCAGCCCATAATCTTCAGATAAACCAGTCTGAATTGATAAGGAGATTCCAGGGTGTATCCTTGCCAGTCCATTTGAAG GCACACCACACTGTGTGGCACAAACTGCTGGAAAGATCAAAGAGGCTG GTCACTGAAGAATAA